CGCCGTCGAGGGCCAGCTCATCCGCTCCGAGATCGTCGTCATCGCCGGCGCCGTGGGCGGCGCGGCGAGCGACCGGCTGCGGTCCGTCCTCGCCACCCTCGGCGACATCGACACGACCCGCGTCGCCATGCACCCCGGGTCGGTCCAGGGCTTCGGCACCCTCGGGGCGGACCGGGTGCCGACGTTCCTCCTCCCGGCGAACCCGAGTGCGGCGCTCGTCGCCTTCGAGGTCATGGTCCGCCCGCTCGTGCAGGTCATCCGGGGACGACGCCAGGCTGCGCGGAGGGTCGTCCAGGCGCGGACCGTCGCGGGGCTGGAGTCCGCCCCGGGCCGGCGCGGGTTCATCCGCGGCCAGCTCATGCGGGACCGGGAGACGCGCGAGTTCCTCGTCGACCCGCTGGGGGCCGGGGGCGGCGGCGAGCCGACGCACCTGCTCGGCAGCCACGGGCAGTCGAACTGCCTCATCGTCGTGCCCGCGGAGGAGACGCACATCGCCCCCGGGCAGGTTGTCGACGTCATGTTCATGACGAACCGGTCCTGACGGGCGCCGGGTGTACCTCCGCGACCGCCTGTTCCGGCGTCCCGTCGCCCTCGCCGGCCCCCACCCGGGCTGGCCGCTGTGGACCCCGGCCGTCGACGTCCCCGCCGGGCGGGTGCGGCTCCGCCCGCTGACCCCGGCCGACGGGCCGCTGTGGTCCGCCTACCGGGTCGCCGACGAGCACGTCCTCCGGCCGGTGGAGCCGACCGTCGACGGGTCGTGGGCGGAGGCGCACAGCCACCGGGCATGGCGGGCGACCGTCGGCAGCCTCCGCCGGATGGCGCTCGCCGGGGTCGCGCTCTCGGCGGCGATCGACCTCGACGGCCGGTTCATCGGCCAGCTCACCCTCGGCAACGTCCAGCACGGGGCGGTGGGCTCCTGCTGGATCGGCTACTGGGTCCACTCCGCCGCGTGGAACGGCGGGGTCGCGACGGCCGCCGTGGCCCTCGGCGTCGACCACGCGGTCCGGGACGTCGGCCTGCACCGGGTGGAGGCCACGGTCATGGAGTCGAACGCGGCCTCCCGGCGGGTCCTCGCGACGTGCGGGTTCCGGGAGGAGGGGCGGCTGGAGCGCAACCTCCACATCGACGGGCGGTGGACCGACCACCTGCTCGTCGGGGTGACGGCCGAGGAGCTGCCGGAGGGGGCGGTCGGCCGCCTGCACCGGGCGGGGCGGGTCCGCGCCACCGGGGAGGCCGGCGACGCGGCGTGGCACCGCCGTCGCCCGGGCGGGGAAACGTAGGCTGGGGTCCTGACCAACCCCGCCCGGGGGGTGGCCGTGCCCGCCACGCACCACGTGGCCCGGGCCGCCACCGCGCCCGTCGACCTCCCGTCCCGTCCCCGTGAGGAGGACCACCGCCCGTGTTCGGTTCGCTGATCCTGATCGCCCTGGTGTGTTTGCTGTTCCTGTCCATCCTCCTGTTCCGCAGCCAGTCCCCGGTGCGCCGGACCTCCCAGGCGCTGAAGGAGACCCGGGTCCTCCACGAGGGGGGCACCGAGCCGCCGCAGCGTCGGCGTCGGCTGCGCCCGGCCCCGGCCGCCGCGCCGGTCGACGGGGTCAGCGGCGACGCCGTGACCGCCGACGGTGGTGACGGTGCGCGGTCGGCGGGGTCCGCCGGGCGGGTGTCGACGGGACGCCCGTGGGGTCCGGGCCGGGGGATCGACGACGACATCGAGTTCGTCGAGGCGGAGCCGGTGCAGGTCGTCATCGACGACACTCGGCGCCCCGGGCACGTCCCGGGGATCATCGACGGCGAGGTCGTGCCCTACCGTTCCCAGGACGAGGAGGACACCGGCGAGTTCGAGCCGGTGCGGCCGGACACGCCCGTGGCGACGGGGCGTGCGGTGCGGGTGACCGACGCCATGCCGGTCGTCGGGAGCGACGAGGACATTGACGCTGACGCCGCCGCCGCTGACGCCGGCCGTGACTCCGCCGACGCCGACGTCGACAGTGACGCCACCGACACCGCCGACGCCGCGGGCAGCGGGCGCGACGCCGCCCGCCGCGGGGGTCCGGTCGGGACGGGAACGGCCGTGCCGCTGTCCCGGTTCCCCGCCGACGAGCTCCCCGGCGCCGACCGTGACGCTGATCCCACCGCGGATCTCGACGACGGTGACATGGTCGGTGCCGCAGCGGGGGCGGGCGTCGACCCGGAGACCACCGGGGGAGCGGCGACGCTGCCCGCGGCGTACGTGCGCGGGGCGGACGTCGTCGTCGACCTCGAGGACCTCGACGACCCGGACCACACCGACGACCTCGGCGACACCGACGGCACCCGGGACCTCGACGACAGTGAGGACCTCGCCGGGGCCGACGCCGCCGGGGTCGACGACACGGACCGGGACGCCGCCGGGGTCGACGACGCGGACTTCGCCGCCGACCACGCCGACGCGGACTTCGCCGCCGACCACGCCGACGACGCCGACGCGCGGCCGGTGCCGGACATCCTCGACGACTCCGACGAGCTGTCGGAGGACGACATCGCCTACGTCGCCGCGCACCGCGGCCGGGGCTTCTACGACCCGGTCGCCTCGCAGGCCGTCGCGCAGCGCCGCCTGCGCCGCCGCAAGCAGACCCTGATGTTCCTCGTCGCCCTGTGCCTCATCGCGCTGGCCAGCGGGGTCGTCATGCAGGGGCTCGCCTGGCTCGGCCTCGCGGTGGCCGTCGTCGTCACCGTCCTCTACCTCTTCTTCCTGCGGCGGCAGGCGATCGAGGAACAGGACCTCCGCCGTCGCCGGCTCGCCCGGATGCGGCGGGCGCGGCTCGGGGTGCGCAACACCGCCGACGACGAGCTCGGCGTGCCCGACCGGCTCCTCCGGCCCGGGGCGGTCGTCCTCGAGGTCGACGACGCCGACCCCGCGTTCGACCACCTGCCCGACGCGGACGTCACGGTCCTGCTGCCGCGGGCGGCCGAGGACCCGTACCGCCCGTCCGGCACCGTCGCGCACGGTGACGCGGGCCGGCGCTCCGCCTACGGGACGGGCACCCGGGCGGTCTCGTGAACTCGCTGATGGACCGTCCCGGCGTCCGGGACGCGGGACTGCTGCTGCTCCGGGTCGTCACCGGGGTCATCATGGTCGCCCACGGGTGGAAGAAGCTCGTCGTCGACGGCATCGACGCCACGACCCGCGCCTTCGAGGCCGCCGGGGTGCCGCAGCCGGGGATGAGCGCGTGGGGGGTGTCGATCGTCGAGATGCTCGGCGGCGCGCTCGTCGTCGTCGGGCTGCTCACCCCCGCCGCGGCCGGGGTCCTCGCCCTGGACATGCTCGCCGCGCTGTACCTCGTGCACCTGCACAACGGGCTGTTCGTCGCCGACGGCGGGATGGAGCTGGTGCTCCTGCTCGCGACGGCGTTCGTCGTGCTCGTCGTGTTCGGGGCGGGGCGGGCGAGCCTCGACCGGGCACTGTCCCGCTTCGGCTGAGCCGGGGCGGTGCCGGGGGCGGGGTCGCTCCGGGCCCGTCCCGGTGACCGTGTCCCGGTGACGGAGGCCGCACCCGGCGCTCACCCGGGGTGTGTCCGCGCGGGGGCGCGGCCGTGCGATAATCGGGTGCGACACTCCCGGCCGACGACCGGGCCCCGACCCACCGGAAGTAGGCGACTGCGCCGTGGAATGCCACGAGGTCCGGGCCGTGCTCTCCGCCCGCCTGGACGGGGAGCCGGTCCCTGCGGACACGGACGACGACGTCGTCGACGCCCACCTCGACTCCTGCCCCGACTGCCGGGAGTGGTACGGGCGCGCCGGCGACATCGGCCGGGTGCTCCGCCTCGCCCCCGTCCCCGACACCCCCCGCCCGCTGGTCCTCCCGGGCCTCACGGGGGACGACGGGCCGACCGGCGACGCGGCGTCCGCGCCGCCGCCGGCGTCCGACCTCGCCGGGCAGCTCCTCGCCGCGGGTGGCGTGGCGGGCGTCGGGCGGGGCCGGGCCCTGTCCGTCGCGCTGTCCCGCGTCCTCCTCGGCGTCCTCGCCCTCGTGTACCTCGCGTGGGGGGTCGTGCTGCTCGCCGGGCCGATCAGCGGGGCCGGCGCGGTGCCGGGGGAGGGGGCGGCCCCGGTCGGCGGGGCGGTGGCGAACGCCGCGGACCCGGGGGTGGCGCGGATGGCCGTCGACGCCGCGACCGTGCGCTTCGCCTTCGGGGCGGGTCTCGTGTGGGCGGCGCTGCGGCCGCGCGGGGCGGCCGGGCTGCTGCCCGTCTTCCTCGCGATGTGGGCGTTCGGGGCGGGGTTCGCGACGCGCGACATCGTCCTCGGCTACATCGACGCGGTGACCGTCGCCGGGCTGCTCGTCCACCTCGCGGCGGTCGGGGCGATCGTGTGGAACTGGCTCGCCCGGCACCACGCCGTCGCCCCGTTGCGCCAGTCCTGGCGGGTCATCACCGCCCGGCCCGTGAGCTACAGCGTCGGCGACGTCAGCCGGAACTCGTCCTACCGTCCCGGCGACCCCGGGCCCGGCCCCGACCTGTGACGACGCGGTGCGGGCCGGCCGGGCCTGTGCCGGCGGTGCCGTGGTGCGCCGGTGCCGGGCCGGCCGGGCGGCCCCGGCCGCGCCCCGGCGCTACCGCCAGCTCGGCAGCCACATGCGGGACTCCCACTCGCCCGTCGTGAGCGGCAACGCGGTGTACAGCGGCAGGAAGTACAGGAAGTTCCACACGACGACCGCCGTGTAGACGCACGCGAGCACCGCGCCGGTGCGGGTCAGCCACATCATGCGCAGCCACGCCACGAGCCGGCCGCCCGTCCCCGGGCGCACCTCCGCGCCGGACGCCGGGGCGCCCGCCGCCGTCGCCGTCGCCGGCCCGTCGGAGGCGGCGTCGTCCCCCGCGGGGCGCAGTGACCACCGGGACAGCTGGCCGAGCGCGAGGGCGAGGGCGATGACGAGGAACGGCGCGAGGTTCACCGCGTAGAACAGGTACATCTGGCGGTCGATGTCCGCGAGCCACGGGAGGAACCCCGCGGCGAACCCGACGACCGGCACGGCCCACCGTAGGTCCCGGCGCACGACGAGGCACCACAGCCCCCACAGCATGACCGGCACGGTGAGCCACCAGACCGCGGGCGTGCCGACGAGCAGCTCGGTGCGCCGCGCGCCGTCGTCCGTGGTGCTGCTGTAGTAGAGCAGGGAGCGGGTCGTCGCCAACCAGCTCCACGGCTTCGACTCCCACGCGTGGTAGTGGCCGTTGGAGTTCGTGAGGGAGGCGTGGAAGTCCAGCACCGACACGTGGTACCAGAGGAACCCGACGACGCTGTCCGGCAGCCACCCCAGGTGCCAGTCGGTGACGCGCTGCTCCACCCCGGACGAGGCGATGTGCCGGTACACGCCCGTCTCCGAGGCGAACCACGCCCGCCAGCTGAACAGGTACACCATGACGGGGACGAGGACGATCGACGCGGCGGCCGGCACGGCGTCGCGCATGAGCGCCCCGGCCCACGGCCGGGCGACGCCCCACCGGCGGCGGCGCCACACGTCGAGCCCGACGACCGCGAGCCCGAAGAACGCCATGTAGTACAGGCCGGACCACTTCACCGCGAGGGCGCAGCCGAGGCACACCCCGGCGGCGAACCGCCACCACCGGTAGCCCATCCGGGGCCCGAGCGGGCTGTCCGCCATCCGCTGCTCCGCCCACACCCGGGCGAAGCGGGCGTTCATCTGCCCGTGGTCCCGGACGAGCAGGTACACCGCCGCGGTGACGAAGACGGTCTGGATGTGGTCGAGCATCGCCGACCGGCCGGTGACGAAGAGGATCCCGTCGCACACGGCGATGAGCCCGGCGAGGAGTCCGACGAGGTCGGAGCGGGAGATCCGGCGGGCGATGCCCATGATGAGGAGGATGACCGCGACGGCCGCGACGGCGCTGGCGATCCGCCACCCCCAGGGGGTGTAGCCGAACAGCGCCATGCCGACGGCCTCCAGCTGCTTGGCCAGCGGCGGGTGCACGACGAGCCCGTAGCCGGGGTTGTCCTCGATCCCGCCGACGAGGGGGTTCGCCGCCGAGCGGAGGATCTGCCACGACTGCGGCACGTAGTGCTTCTCGTCGAACACGGGGGTGCCGCCGTCGGTGGGGGTGCCGAGGTTCGCGAGGCGGGAGGCGACGGCGATGACCGCGACGCTGACGAGCATGACCGGCCAGCGGAGGTCACGGGTGCGGCCGTGCGCGGGGCGGCCGGTGGTGGGCTGCGTCGAGGGGGCCGCCGGGCCGGGGCGGCCACGACGCCGGGCGTGGGCCCGGGTCCGCGCGGTGCGGGGG
The sequence above is drawn from the Corynebacterium bovis DSM 20582 = CIP 54.80 genome and encodes:
- a CDS encoding zf-HC2 domain-containing protein; amino-acid sequence: MECHEVRAVLSARLDGEPVPADTDDDVVDAHLDSCPDCREWYGRAGDIGRVLRLAPVPDTPRPLVLPGLTGDDGPTGDAASAPPPASDLAGQLLAAGGVAGVGRGRALSVALSRVLLGVLALVYLAWGVVLLAGPISGAGAVPGEGAAPVGGAVANAADPGVARMAVDAATVRFAFGAGLVWAALRPRGAAGLLPVFLAMWAFGAGFATRDIVLGYIDAVTVAGLLVHLAAVGAIVWNWLARHHAVAPLRQSWRVITARPVSYSVGDVSRNSSYRPGDPGPGPDL
- the sepX gene encoding divisome protein SepX/GlpR, which encodes MFGSLILIALVCLLFLSILLFRSQSPVRRTSQALKETRVLHEGGTEPPQRRRRLRPAPAAAPVDGVSGDAVTADGGDGARSAGSAGRVSTGRPWGPGRGIDDDIEFVEAEPVQVVIDDTRRPGHVPGIIDGEVVPYRSQDEEDTGEFEPVRPDTPVATGRAVRVTDAMPVVGSDEDIDADAAAADAGRDSADADVDSDATDTADAAGSGRDAARRGGPVGTGTAVPLSRFPADELPGADRDADPTADLDDGDMVGAAAGAGVDPETTGGAATLPAAYVRGADVVVDLEDLDDPDHTDDLGDTDGTRDLDDSEDLAGADAAGVDDTDRDAAGVDDADFAADHADADFAADHADDADARPVPDILDDSDELSEDDIAYVAAHRGRGFYDPVASQAVAQRRLRRRKQTLMFLVALCLIALASGVVMQGLAWLGLAVAVVVTVLYLFFLRRQAIEEQDLRRRRLARMRRARLGVRNTADDELGVPDRLLRPGAVVLEVDDADPAFDHLPDADVTVLLPRAAEDPYRPSGTVAHGDAGRRSAYGTGTRAVS
- a CDS encoding GNAT family N-acetyltransferase, with the translated sequence MYLRDRLFRRPVALAGPHPGWPLWTPAVDVPAGRVRLRPLTPADGPLWSAYRVADEHVLRPVEPTVDGSWAEAHSHRAWRATVGSLRRMALAGVALSAAIDLDGRFIGQLTLGNVQHGAVGSCWIGYWVHSAAWNGGVATAAVALGVDHAVRDVGLHRVEATVMESNAASRRVLATCGFREEGRLERNLHIDGRWTDHLLVGVTAEELPEGAVGRLHRAGRVRATGEAGDAAWHRRRPGGET
- a CDS encoding dolichyl-phosphate-mannose--protein mannosyltransferase, coding for MLVSVAVIAVASRLANLGTPTDGGTPVFDEKHYVPQSWQILRSAANPLVGGIEDNPGYGLVVHPPLAKQLEAVGMALFGYTPWGWRIASAVAAVAVILLIMGIARRISRSDLVGLLAGLIAVCDGILFVTGRSAMLDHIQTVFVTAAVYLLVRDHGQMNARFARVWAEQRMADSPLGPRMGYRWWRFAAGVCLGCALAVKWSGLYYMAFFGLAVVGLDVWRRRRWGVARPWAGALMRDAVPAAASIVLVPVMVYLFSWRAWFASETGVYRHIASSGVEQRVTDWHLGWLPDSVVGFLWYHVSVLDFHASLTNSNGHYHAWESKPWSWLATTRSLLYYSSTTDDGARRTELLVGTPAVWWLTVPVMLWGLWCLVVRRDLRWAVPVVGFAAGFLPWLADIDRQMYLFYAVNLAPFLVIALALALGQLSRWSLRPAGDDAASDGPATATAAGAPASGAEVRPGTGGRLVAWLRMMWLTRTGAVLACVYTAVVVWNFLYFLPLYTALPLTTGEWESRMWLPSWR
- a CDS encoding DoxX family protein, producing MDRPGVRDAGLLLLRVVTGVIMVAHGWKKLVVDGIDATTRAFEAAGVPQPGMSAWGVSIVEMLGGALVVVGLLTPAAAGVLALDMLAALYLVHLHNGLFVADGGMELVLLLATAFVVLVVFGAGRASLDRALSRFG